In Cryptomeria japonica chromosome 10, Sugi_1.0, whole genome shotgun sequence, a genomic segment contains:
- the LOC131076086 gene encoding UPF0481 protein At3g47200-like isoform X2 encodes MQRGVSTPVKQERKSEAAKRNSRIAAKAKAPIMAGDKTMSDKESESVWLEEVRHRFNEGAWTRTARKETSRTISIHRIPTYFKDLNAKAYIPRVVSLGLFHHQPTRALSAMDRRKVDAVLRMRQRLQPSKKTSLVDLFKKSIPEIASCYEGEMDAGDETIAWTCLLDGCFVLEILRVLTRQEDQINRPDNLTSPTQVEENSDPIYNKNRVRTCQFDILGDFFMMENQIHIKVLLSLLQLEMDSPQSAQK; translated from the coding sequence ATGCAAAGAGGAGTTTCGACTCCTGTGAAGCAAGAGAGAAAATCCGAGGCAGCAAAGAGGAATTCCCGCATTGCGGCGAAAGCGAAAGCTCCAATAATGGCGGGGGACAAGACGATGAGTGACAAAGAAAGTGAATCAGTATGGCTGGAGGAGGTGAGGCACAGGTTTAATGAGGGAGCCTGGACGCGGACAGCGAGAAAAGAAACCTCAAGAACTATTTCAATTCACAGAATTCCAACGTATTTCAAGGATCTGAATGCCAAAGCCTACATACCACGGGTTGTGTCGTTAGGCCTTTTTCATCATCAGCCCACCAGAGCATTGTCTGCAATGGACCGTCGCAAAGTAGATGCTGTTCTGAGAATGCGTCAGAGGCTGCAACCATCAAAGAAAACATCTTTAGTCGATTTGTTCAAGAAATCAATCCCTGAAATAGCAAGCTGCTACGAAGGGGAAATGGATGCTGGGGACGAAACTATTGCCTGGACTTGTCTTCTCGATGGCTGCTTTGTTCTTGAGATTCTCAGAGTTCTAACCCGACAGGAAGATCAGATCAATCGTCCTGACAATCTTACTTCCCCTACACAGGTAGAGGAGAATTCCGATCCCATCTATAATAAGAATAGGGTTAGAACCTGCCAGTTTGATATTCTGGGTGATTTCTTCATGATGGAAAATCAGATCCACATTAAGGTTCTGTTGAGTCTATTGCAATTGGAGATGGATTCACCTCAGAGTGCTCAGAAATGA
- the LOC131076086 gene encoding uncharacterized protein LOC131076086 isoform X1: MICEIVSIIHPFLPRGFPTAEKPDSFEETGDLEKYKHILGLFHCFVTEEYLARRLEGKHKPDIKKNSSAICFPIKNYRSRQEEEQLKKQNDKKQSDEKIGDEQELNTFIKGSASELFDNGMKFKPYYGVPSKEKICFRHKTLSLPTVFITDTSEMIFRNLMAMEVCRPKSMKYVSYYILLMNTLIEGEKDVAVLRREGVIQSSMGTDDEVTDLFNELCKGLNLQDFQEDPFAKVKRDLNMWYNNQRWVKLKRFFIRHPRLLRNFYIFWAIVLALGAAVPTLLPIVKKFLDNQINS; this comes from the coding sequence ATGATTTGTGAAATCGTTTCAATAATTCATCCTTTCCTTCCCAGGGGATTTCCCACCGCGGAAAAACCAGATTCATTTGAAGAAACTGGAGATCTGGAGAAATATAAACACATCCTGGGACTGTTCCATTGCTTTGTGACAGAAGAATACTTAGCTAGGCGGTTAGAGGGCAAACACAAACCAGACATCAAGAAAAATTCTTCTGCTATTTGCTTTCCAATAAAAAACTATAGAAGCAGACAAGAAGAAGAGCAATTGAAAAAACAGAATGACAAAAAACAGAGTGATGAAAAGATCGGTGATGAGCAGGAACTTAATACATTTATAAAGGGTTCGGCCTCAGAGCTCTTCGATAATGGTATGAAGTTCAAGCCTTACTATGGAGTCCCATCGAAGGAAAAAATATGTTTCAGGCACAAAACCCTTTCTCTGCCCACAGTTTTTATCACAGATACTTCAGAGATGATCTTCAGGAATCTGATGGCCATGGAGGTGTGCCGGCCAAAAAGTATGAAATATGTCTCATATTATATATTGCTCATGAATACCTTGATTGAGGGAGAAAAAGATGTTGCCGTGCTAAGAAGGGAAGGGGTTATTCAGAGTTCCATGGGAACCGATGATGAAGTCACCGACTTGTTCAATGAGCTATGCAAGGGACTCAATTTGCAGGATTTTCAGGAAGACCCGTTTGCGAAGGTAAAGCGGGATCTAAATATGTGGTACAATAATCAACGATGGGTAAAATTGAAACGTTTTTTTATCAGGCATCCCAGGCTTCTAAGGAACTTCTATATATTTTGGGCAATCGTACTTGCTCTGGGGGCTGCTGTACCCACCCTTTTACCAATAGTCAAGAAATTTTTGGACAATCAGATCAACTCTTGA
- the LOC131076087 gene encoding putative UPF0481 protein At3g02645, whose translation MFEANAMIDEIPTTVLEIPDEDKWIVDVTERITDTTVKNCKQDLGHPVVTINRVPKFLSFLRKESYTPRVVHLGLFHHRIGQPLSHMERLKAEAVERMADRLHKQEAHLHLKEAIRGLVCEIRGCYEEESVYKDETVAMILTLDGCFVLEILRVLSAEQQQQRQGGQNSHPIFNTTRIKSCQFDLLCDFLMLENQIPIMVLIKLLEVETGSESEAKKQLLRLLCSSIIPEIHPFLPNWLDRANLLESRLKGYEDLESYKHILGLLQSLIAADPRDIEETAPVERSRFRLAIQGLLGKLRIRQKAMEHHQTLMASARDLHKAGIKFRQYYGIPSQGGMTFRRTTLLLPTIWITDSTEVILRNLMVLEVCQGSALTVISYYVHLLNGLVETEADVAILRRAGIIQSSMGTDKEVSYMLNNLGKGINFNSSDDPFMNLKVEINHWYRGNFQIQIREYKDKHPRLWRNFSIFWGLALLVSAAIPTLVKIWEKIK comes from the coding sequence ATGTTTGAAGCCAATGCTATGATTGACGAAATTCCCACCACAGTTCTAGAAATACCAGATGAAGACAAATGGATTGTTGATGTTACAGAGAGGATTACAGATACCACTGTCAAGAACTGCAAGCAAGATTTAGGGCATCCTGTGGTGACGATAAACAGGGTCCCCAAGTTTCTGTCCTTTCTAAGAAAGGAATCCTACACTCCTAGGGTCGTGCACCTTGGCCTTTTTCACCATCGGATAGGGCAGCCACTCTCTCATATGGAGCGCCTCAAAGCAGAAGCCGTAGAGAGAATGGCAGACAGGCTACACAAGCAAGAGGCGCACTTGCATTTGAAAGAAGCCATCAGGGGCCTTGTTTGTGAAATTCGAGGCTGCTATGAAGAAGAATCTGTATACAAGGACGAAACAGTAGCCATGATTCTCACTTTGGATGGATGCTTTGTTCTGGAGATCTTAAGAGTTTTGAGTGCCGAACAGCAGCAGCAACGACAGGGAGGACAGAATTCCCACCCCATTTTTAACACTACCAGGATCAAGTCCTGTCAATTTGATCTGCTATGTGAttttttgatgcttgaaaaccaaATCCCCATAATGGTCCTAATAAAGTTACTGGAAGTGGAAACAGGTTCAGAGTCAGAAGCCAAGAAACAGCTTCTGAGATTACTATGCAGCAGTATTATACCTGAAATTCACCCATTCTTGCCAAATTGGCTTGACAGAGCCAATTTGCTTGAATCACGCCTGAAGGGATATGAAGATCTTGAGAGTTATAAACATATTCTGGGGTTACTCCAGAGTTTAATTGCAGCAGACCCAAGAGATATAGAAGAGACAGCGCCTGTTGAACGGAGCAGATTTCGCCTTGCAATACAAGGCCTTCTTGGAAAGCTGAGAATTCGGCAAAAGGCAATGGAGCATCATCAAACGCTCATGGCCTCTGCCAGAGATTTGCACAAGGCAGGAATTAAGTTCAGACAGTATTACGGAATTCCATCCCAAGGAGGGATGACATTCAGAAGGACGACTCTTTTGCTCCCCACAATTTGGATCACTGACAGTACAGAAGTGATTCTGAGGAATCTCATGGTTCTGGAGGTGTGCCAGGGATCTGCGCTTACTGTGATTTCATATTATGTGCATCTTCTGAATGGCTTGGTGGAAACCGAAGCCGATGTTGCTATACTGAGGAGGGCTGGCATTATCCAGAGCTCCATGGGCACGGACAAAGAAGTGTCCTACATGCTGAATAATCTTGGCAAGGGAATCAATTTCAATTCATCAGACGATCCCTTCATGAACTTGAAGGTGGAGATAAATCACTGGTATCGAGGCAATTTTCAGATCCAGATAAGAGAATACAAAGACAAGCATCCGAGGCTCTGGCGGAACTTTTCCATCTTTTGGGGCCTCGCACTTCTGGTATCTGCTGCCATACCGACTCTTGTCAAAATATGGGAAAAGATCAAATAG